A window of Pusillimonas sp. T7-7 contains these coding sequences:
- the uraD gene encoding 2-oxo-4-hydroxy-4-carboxy-5-ureidoimidazoline decarboxylase, producing the protein MTATQAPAPTPAELSAMPCQAFVKQLDGIYEHSPWVAQKAWHARPFDSLQALHEALFDAVRQADAADQLALICAHPELAGKQAIQGTLSKASAQEQQGAGLDQCSADELERLNRLNAAYRKRFGFPFIIAVKGLSRHQIMDAIDARLLNDRDTELSTCLQEISKIARFRLDARYR; encoded by the coding sequence ATGACAGCCACACAAGCACCCGCCCCAACGCCGGCTGAACTTTCCGCCATGCCCTGCCAGGCATTCGTCAAGCAATTGGACGGCATCTATGAGCACTCTCCATGGGTCGCACAGAAAGCATGGCATGCCCGTCCTTTTGACAGCTTGCAAGCATTGCACGAAGCCTTGTTTGACGCCGTCAGGCAAGCGGATGCCGCTGATCAGCTTGCCCTTATATGCGCCCACCCCGAGTTGGCCGGCAAACAAGCCATTCAAGGCACGCTTAGCAAGGCCTCAGCACAGGAACAGCAAGGAGCCGGGCTGGATCAGTGCAGCGCCGACGAACTTGAACGCCTGAACCGACTGAATGCCGCCTATCGCAAACGCTTCGGATTCCCGTTCATCATCGCGGTCAAAGGCCTGAGCCGCCATCAGATCATGGACGCCATCGATGCGCGCCTGCTGAACGACCGCGACACCGAGCTTTCCACCTGTCTGCAGGAAATCAGCAAGATCGCCCGATTCCGGCTGGACGCCCGCTACCGTTAA
- the xdhA gene encoding xanthine dehydrogenase small subunit — MKTHNIRFYYQGKVHEVAEQPTTRTVLQYLREDLHCTGTKEGCAEGDCGACTVVVGELDSTGKVALRAVNACIQFLPALDGKALFTVEDLRQPDGALHPVQQAMVDHHGSQCGYCTPGFVMSMWAMYNNQMGARPARTDIHDALSGNLCRCTGYRPIIDAAHAMFDLPQVAFNDQALARQLQMLRRTDTFSYHHDGRVFLAPRTLPELARLCLDFPKARLLAGSTDIGLWVTKQLRELPQLIHIGQVAELRDIVEEDGVLFIGAGALLNEAYDALVQRYGQLREMRQRFASFPIRNAGTLGGNIANGSPIGDSMPGLIVLGTRLVLRRGDQTRELPLEDFYLAYQKNALQPGEFVQGMRVPLPVPGLRFRSYKLSKRFDQDISAVCAAFAFRLDDGLIRGARVAFGGMAATPARARAAEQTLENQPWTVDTARQAMEALSQDYQPLSDMRASSRYRMAAAQNLLYRFHLETRLDQPLAAQETSVFAGVPASEA; from the coding sequence ATGAAGACGCACAACATCCGTTTTTATTATCAGGGCAAGGTTCACGAAGTGGCTGAACAGCCAACAACGCGCACGGTACTTCAATACCTGCGCGAAGACCTGCACTGCACCGGCACCAAAGAAGGCTGTGCCGAGGGTGATTGCGGCGCCTGTACGGTGGTGGTGGGCGAGCTGGATTCCACTGGCAAGGTCGCCCTGAGGGCCGTCAATGCCTGTATACAGTTTCTGCCCGCGCTCGATGGCAAGGCGCTGTTCACCGTCGAAGATCTGCGCCAGCCCGATGGCGCCCTGCATCCGGTACAACAAGCCATGGTCGACCACCATGGCTCGCAATGCGGCTACTGTACGCCGGGGTTCGTCATGTCCATGTGGGCCATGTACAACAATCAGATGGGTGCGCGGCCCGCGCGCACAGACATACACGACGCCTTGTCGGGTAATCTGTGTCGCTGCACCGGCTATCGCCCGATCATCGATGCCGCCCATGCCATGTTTGATTTGCCGCAGGTGGCCTTTAACGATCAGGCCCTGGCCAGGCAGCTGCAAATGCTGCGTCGCACCGATACCTTTAGCTATCACCATGACGGACGGGTCTTTCTTGCGCCGCGCACCTTGCCTGAACTGGCGCGATTGTGCCTTGATTTTCCAAAGGCGCGGCTATTGGCGGGCAGCACAGACATAGGCTTGTGGGTCACCAAGCAGCTACGCGAATTGCCCCAATTGATCCATATAGGCCAAGTGGCCGAGCTACGCGATATTGTTGAAGAGGATGGCGTCTTGTTCATAGGCGCCGGCGCCTTGCTTAACGAAGCGTATGACGCCCTGGTGCAGCGTTATGGCCAACTGCGCGAAATGCGGCAGCGCTTTGCGTCGTTTCCCATACGCAATGCCGGCACACTGGGGGGCAATATCGCCAATGGCTCGCCCATAGGCGATTCCATGCCTGGTCTGATTGTTCTGGGTACACGGCTGGTCTTGCGCCGGGGAGATCAAACCAGAGAGCTGCCGCTGGAAGATTTTTACCTGGCCTATCAAAAGAACGCACTGCAGCCTGGCGAGTTCGTGCAGGGAATGCGCGTGCCCTTGCCGGTTCCCGGCCTGCGCTTTCGCAGTTATAAATTGTCCAAGCGTTTTGACCAGGATATCTCTGCCGTGTGTGCGGCTTTTGCCTTCAGGCTGGACGATGGCCTGATCCGCGGCGCACGTGTGGCTTTCGGAGGCATGGCCGCCACGCCGGCCAGGGCGCGGGCTGCCGAACAGACCCTGGAAAACCAGCCATGGACGGTCGATACCGCAAGACAAGCCATGGAGGCGTTAAGCCAAGACTACCAGCCCTTGTCCGATATGCGCGCCAGCAGCCGCTATCGTATGGCCGCGGCGCAAAATCTGCTGTATCGCTTCCATCTTGAAACGCGCCTGGATCAGCCCCTGGCGGCGCAGGAAACCAGCGTGTTTGCCGGTGTTCCGGCAAGCGAGGCCTAG
- the xdhB gene encoding xanthine dehydrogenase molybdopterin binding subunit — protein MNTQSDVFMVNDTKAAESNAAGASAPHESADLHVSGEAAYVDDLPELQGTLHCALGLSGKAHARIVSMDLDPVRQAPGVVAVLTAKDIPGENNCGPVVHDDPVLADDLVQYVGQPVFAVVANSHDAARRAARLAVVQYEDLPAILTPQQARAQQAAVVPPMRMRRGDPDAAIAAAPQRLAGTFSCNGQEQFYLEGQISYAIPKEGHSLHLYCSTQHPSEMQSVLAHVLGWHAHQLSVECRRMGGGFGGKESQSALFACVAAVCATRLNRPVKLRPDRDDDFMITGKRHGVYYEYEVGFDGQGRILGLKLNMNLRAGFSADLSEAVATRAVCHVDNAYYIPHIDVQAVCSKTHTQSNTAFRGFGGPQGALITEILLDAIARRLGCDPLEVRRANFYGEHDRNTTPYGQPVLDNVLAPLTDQLVAASEYETRRAAVHEFNRNSQILKKGLALTPVKFGISFNVPAFNQAGALVHVYRDGSVLVNHGGTEMGQGLNTKVAQVTATELGVDLACVRVTATDTSKVANTSATAASTGSDLNGKAAQDAAARIRRRLAEFAAGRWGGAVDEVVFANNAVAVNGHDLSFAQVVDAAYWSQVQLWSEGFYATPGIQWDKQTMTGRPFYYFAYGAAVSEVMIDTLTGEWKLLRADLLHDAGRSINPAIDIGQIEGGFIQGMGWLTTEELCWNSEGRLTTHAPSTYKIPAVGDCPADFRVALFDNHNVKDTIHRSKAVGEPPLLLSFSVFNAIRDAVASAQDGHDEPQLNAPATPEAILDAINGLPGRSTA, from the coding sequence ATGAATACGCAATCGGATGTTTTCATGGTCAACGATACCAAGGCGGCTGAGTCGAACGCGGCTGGCGCATCGGCGCCGCACGAGTCGGCCGACCTGCATGTAAGCGGAGAAGCCGCCTATGTCGATGACCTGCCCGAACTGCAAGGCACATTGCATTGCGCTCTGGGTTTGTCAGGGAAGGCGCATGCGCGCATTGTGTCCATGGATCTCGATCCCGTGCGCCAGGCGCCTGGGGTGGTAGCGGTGCTGACTGCGAAAGACATTCCCGGTGAAAACAATTGCGGGCCGGTCGTGCACGATGACCCCGTGCTGGCCGATGACCTGGTGCAATACGTCGGCCAGCCTGTTTTTGCGGTGGTAGCCAACAGCCACGATGCCGCACGGCGTGCCGCGCGCCTGGCAGTTGTGCAGTACGAAGACCTGCCGGCCATCCTCACGCCACAACAGGCCAGGGCGCAGCAAGCCGCGGTGGTGCCGCCCATGCGCATGCGTCGTGGCGACCCGGACGCAGCCATTGCAGCGGCGCCGCAACGTCTGGCTGGCACTTTTTCGTGCAATGGCCAGGAGCAGTTCTATCTGGAAGGGCAAATATCCTATGCCATACCCAAAGAGGGCCATAGCCTGCATCTGTATTGCTCTACCCAGCATCCCAGTGAAATGCAGTCGGTGCTTGCCCACGTATTGGGTTGGCACGCGCATCAGCTAAGCGTGGAGTGCAGGCGCATGGGCGGAGGCTTTGGCGGCAAGGAATCACAGTCGGCGCTGTTTGCCTGCGTTGCAGCCGTCTGTGCCACACGCTTGAACAGGCCGGTCAAGCTGCGCCCGGATCGCGATGACGATTTCATGATCACCGGCAAGCGGCATGGTGTTTATTACGAATACGAAGTGGGTTTTGACGGGCAGGGCCGCATACTCGGCTTGAAGCTGAACATGAACCTGCGCGCCGGCTTTTCGGCCGACTTGTCGGAAGCGGTGGCGACGCGGGCCGTGTGCCACGTGGACAATGCCTATTACATTCCGCATATCGATGTGCAGGCCGTGTGCAGCAAAACCCATACGCAATCCAATACGGCGTTTCGCGGCTTTGGCGGGCCGCAGGGCGCACTGATCACCGAGATTCTGCTGGATGCCATTGCGCGCCGGCTGGGATGCGATCCTCTGGAAGTTCGGCGCGCCAATTTCTATGGCGAACATGATCGCAACACCACCCCTTACGGGCAGCCTGTGCTCGACAATGTATTGGCGCCGCTGACTGATCAGTTGGTGGCTGCCAGTGAGTATGAAACCCGCCGTGCAGCAGTGCATGAGTTCAACCGCAACAGTCAGATACTTAAAAAAGGGCTGGCGCTCACACCCGTGAAGTTTGGCATTTCGTTCAATGTGCCGGCCTTCAATCAGGCGGGTGCTCTGGTGCATGTGTACCGTGACGGCTCTGTGCTGGTGAACCATGGCGGAACCGAGATGGGCCAGGGCTTGAACACCAAGGTGGCCCAGGTAACGGCGACCGAGCTGGGAGTGGACCTGGCCTGCGTACGCGTTACGGCCACCGATACGAGCAAAGTAGCCAACACCTCGGCCACGGCTGCCTCGACCGGTTCCGACCTGAACGGCAAGGCGGCCCAGGATGCCGCCGCCCGCATACGCCGCCGCCTGGCCGAGTTTGCCGCAGGCCGTTGGGGCGGGGCGGTCGATGAAGTCGTGTTTGCCAATAATGCCGTGGCTGTCAACGGTCACGACTTGTCCTTTGCCCAAGTGGTGGATGCCGCCTACTGGTCTCAAGTACAGCTGTGGTCGGAAGGGTTTTACGCCACGCCGGGCATACAGTGGGACAAGCAAACCATGACTGGCCGGCCTTTTTATTATTTCGCCTACGGGGCGGCGGTGTCGGAAGTGATGATTGATACCCTGACCGGCGAATGGAAGCTGTTGCGTGCCGACCTGCTGCATGATGCGGGGCGGTCCATCAATCCCGCCATAGACATCGGGCAGATCGAAGGCGGCTTCATCCAGGGCATGGGCTGGTTGACCACGGAAGAGCTCTGCTGGAACAGCGAGGGCAGGCTGACAACACATGCACCGTCCACCTACAAGATTCCGGCAGTGGGTGATTGTCCTGCCGATTTCCGTGTGGCCTTGTTCGACAATCACAACGTCAAAGACACCATTCATCGTTCCAAGGCGGTGGGCGAGCCGCCGCTTTTGTTGTCGTTCAGTGTTTTCAATGCCATACGCGATGCGGTGGCCAGTGCGCAGGACGGCCATGACGAGCCCCAACTGAATGCGCCGGCCACGCCCGAGGCCATACTGGACGCAATCAACGGCTTGCCAGGGCGGAGCACTGCCTGA
- the xdhC gene encoding xanthine dehydrogenase accessory protein XdhC, translated as MYEWIPAAQQLLSSGELAVLVTLVKAEGSTPREAGACMLITADRQWFSIGGGQMEWRATEIAHDMLAGRLGLAHHTERMPLGPRLGQCCGGAATLEFELLTQAGLDRKKEAEARQPPRQHIVLFGAGHVGRALVPILGALPCTVLWVDERDTQFPETWPANVSIEATDTPEAVIDQAPPRSCFLVMTHSHALDQRLCRQILMRDDFAYFGLIGSKTKRHQFERRLRERGVSDARLARMTCPIGVRGIVGKAPEIIAVAVAAQLLQVYS; from the coding sequence ATGTACGAGTGGATTCCTGCCGCACAGCAATTGTTGTCCTCGGGTGAGCTGGCTGTTCTGGTCACTCTGGTCAAGGCCGAGGGTTCGACCCCGCGTGAGGCGGGCGCGTGCATGTTGATCACGGCCGACAGACAATGGTTCAGCATAGGTGGCGGCCAAATGGAATGGCGTGCCACGGAGATTGCGCACGACATGCTGGCTGGCCGGCTGGGTCTTGCACACCATACTGAACGCATGCCGCTGGGCCCCCGGTTGGGGCAGTGCTGTGGCGGCGCTGCGACGCTGGAGTTCGAGCTTCTGACACAGGCTGGCCTGGACCGCAAAAAAGAGGCCGAAGCCCGGCAGCCGCCCCGCCAGCATATTGTGCTGTTTGGTGCCGGCCATGTGGGGCGGGCGCTGGTGCCCATACTGGGCGCCTTGCCTTGCACGGTGCTGTGGGTGGATGAACGCGATACGCAGTTTCCCGAAACGTGGCCGGCCAATGTCAGTATTGAAGCCACCGACACCCCCGAAGCGGTGATTGACCAAGCGCCCCCGCGCAGCTGTTTTCTGGTCATGACGCATAGCCATGCACTGGATCAGCGTTTGTGCCGGCAGATTCTGATGCGTGACGACTTTGCCTATTTTGGCCTGATCGGATCAAAAACCAAGCGCCATCAATTCGAGCGGCGGCTGCGCGAGCGCGGCGTGTCCGATGCCCGCCTGGCACGCATGACATGCCCTATTGGGGTGCGGGGCATTGTCGGCAAGGCCCCTGAAATCATAGCGGTGGCGGTGGCCGCCCAACTATTGCAGGTGTATTCATGA
- the guaD gene encoding guanine deaminase: protein MTQTGASSGEPNGKTAYRAQLLYFTAAPGPETDDGSTVYCSDGMLLVEGGCVVQLGDYQLLRETLEADITVVDWRRKLIVPGFIDTHIHYPQTDIIASPAPGLLPWLETYTFPAESHFKDPAHAGQVARFFLDELLRCGTTTALVYCTVHPESTEAFFTESHDRQLRMVAGKVLMDRNCPDSLRDTAESGARDSEALIRRWHGKGRQMYALTPRFAPTSTPQQLALCGELAQRYGDVFIQSHLAENTQELEWVKQLFPGHRSYLDIYDHFGLLRRRAAYGHCIWLDDTDRRRMAETGTLAVHCPTSNLFLGSGLFDFAAAGVNKMPIALGTDVGGGTSFSMLQTMAAAHNVARMSGHHLSAHSLFYLATEGAAQGLDLGGRIGTLAPGAEADFIVLDPQATPLLARRTARAETLEELLFALLMLGDDRAVAATYAAGLLQHERSPSV, encoded by the coding sequence ATGACGCAGACTGGCGCCAGTTCGGGCGAGCCCAATGGAAAGACCGCCTACCGTGCACAGTTGCTCTATTTCACGGCAGCACCCGGCCCCGAAACTGATGACGGCTCTACCGTGTATTGCTCTGATGGGATGTTGCTCGTTGAGGGTGGCTGCGTTGTGCAGCTGGGTGATTACCAGTTGCTGCGCGAGACTCTGGAGGCGGACATCACAGTGGTGGACTGGCGCCGCAAGCTGATTGTGCCGGGCTTTATCGATACGCACATTCATTATCCGCAAACCGACATCATTGCCTCGCCCGCCCCCGGCTTGCTGCCATGGCTGGAAACCTATACCTTTCCGGCTGAAAGTCACTTCAAGGACCCTGCGCACGCCGGCCAAGTGGCGCGCTTTTTCCTGGATGAGCTGCTGCGCTGCGGTACCACGACGGCGCTGGTGTATTGCACCGTGCATCCCGAATCGACAGAAGCCTTTTTTACGGAAAGCCATGATCGGCAATTGCGCATGGTGGCCGGCAAAGTATTGATGGACAGGAACTGCCCCGACTCTCTGCGCGATACGGCGGAATCGGGCGCGCGCGACAGCGAGGCCCTGATTCGGCGCTGGCATGGCAAGGGGCGCCAGATGTATGCACTGACGCCGCGCTTCGCACCGACTTCAACCCCGCAGCAACTGGCCTTATGCGGCGAACTGGCGCAGCGCTACGGCGATGTGTTCATACAAAGCCATCTGGCTGAAAACACCCAGGAGCTGGAATGGGTAAAGCAGCTGTTTCCGGGTCACCGCAGCTACCTGGATATCTACGATCATTTTGGCCTGCTGCGCCGCAGAGCGGCGTATGGGCACTGCATATGGCTCGATGACACTGATCGCCGCCGCATGGCCGAAACGGGAACGCTGGCTGTTCATTGCCCGACGTCCAATCTGTTTCTGGGCAGCGGCTTGTTCGACTTTGCCGCTGCCGGCGTCAACAAGATGCCGATTGCACTGGGTACGGATGTAGGCGGCGGCACTTCGTTCTCTATGCTGCAGACCATGGCGGCTGCGCACAATGTGGCCCGCATGTCTGGCCATCATCTGAGTGCGCACAGCCTGTTTTATCTGGCGACCGAAGGCGCGGCGCAGGGGCTGGATCTGGGCGGCCGGATAGGCACGCTGGCCCCCGGGGCCGAAGCCGACTTCATTGTGCTTGACCCGCAGGCCACGCCGCTGCTGGCGCGGCGTACGGCGCGGGCTGAAACGCTGGAGGAGTTGTTGTTCGCCTTGCTGATGCTGGGCGATGATCGAGCCGTAGCCGCCACTTATGCGGCGGGGCTGTTGCAGCACGAGCGGAGCCCGTCCGTCTAG
- the alc gene encoding allantoicase: MAATDLPDGTVVNAAAVELPTFATRHVNLASADFGAKVLACTDEFFANAQRMLQAAEPVFIVGKFDDHGKWMDGWETRRRRNGGHDDAVIRLGMPGIIKGLDIDTSHFTGNYPPAASVQACHVQGDPDDSTSWTELVPARSLSGNAHHFVEIANDQAWTHLRLHIYPDGGVARLRVYGQPACDWTCQDANALHEVSALHNGGRIVACNNAHYGTPFRLLMPGRGVNMGDGWETRRRREPGYDWCIIELGHASNIEKIEIDTAHFKGNYPDRISVQAACMATSTDESLITQAMFWPELLAEQKTAADKQHFFEGSLIQQTGPVTHVRVNMFPDGGISRIRLWGRLAV; encoded by the coding sequence ATGGCCGCAACTGATCTTCCCGATGGAACCGTCGTCAATGCAGCGGCAGTCGAGCTGCCTACGTTCGCCACCCGCCACGTCAATCTGGCTTCCGCCGATTTCGGCGCCAAGGTGCTTGCCTGCACCGATGAGTTCTTTGCCAACGCCCAGCGCATGCTGCAAGCGGCAGAGCCGGTATTCATCGTGGGCAAGTTCGACGACCATGGCAAATGGATGGACGGCTGGGAAACCCGCAGGCGCCGCAATGGCGGCCACGACGACGCCGTCATCCGGCTGGGTATGCCGGGCATCATCAAAGGACTGGACATCGACACCAGTCATTTCACCGGCAACTACCCTCCGGCCGCCTCGGTCCAAGCCTGCCACGTTCAAGGCGATCCGGACGACAGCACATCCTGGACCGAGCTTGTACCGGCACGCTCGCTATCGGGCAATGCCCATCATTTCGTCGAGATTGCCAACGACCAGGCATGGACGCATCTACGACTGCATATCTATCCCGATGGCGGCGTGGCGCGCTTGCGCGTGTATGGCCAGCCCGCCTGCGACTGGACCTGCCAGGACGCCAATGCGCTGCATGAGGTGTCGGCGCTGCACAATGGCGGCCGCATCGTCGCCTGCAACAATGCACACTATGGCACGCCATTTCGCCTGCTGATGCCCGGGCGCGGCGTCAACATGGGCGACGGCTGGGAAACACGACGGCGGCGTGAACCCGGCTACGACTGGTGCATTATCGAACTGGGGCATGCCTCGAACATCGAAAAAATAGAGATAGACACCGCACATTTCAAGGGCAATTATCCGGATCGCATCTCGGTGCAGGCAGCATGCATGGCCACATCCACCGACGAATCGCTGATCACTCAGGCCATGTTCTGGCCAGAACTGCTGGCGGAACAAAAGACCGCAGCCGACAAACAGCATTTCTTTGAAGGCAGTCTTATCCAACAAACCGGCCCGGTTACGCACGTGCGCGTCAATATGTTTCCCGACGGCGGCATCAGTCGCATACGTTTGTGGGGCCGCCTGGCTGTTTAG
- the puuE gene encoding allantoinase PuuE, with protein sequence MACTNYPRDLIGYGRNPPQADWPGKARIAVQFVLNYEEGGENSVLHGDSGSEQFLSEIVGAAAYPDRHLSMESIYEYGSRAGVWRLLREFENRRLPLTVFAVGMALERNPEAARAFVELGHEIACHGYRWIHYQSVPEDIEREHMQRCIQVVSELIGQHPEGWYTGRDSPNTRRLLMEEGGFLYDADYYGDDLPFWMPVDLSDGVVRPHLIVPYTLDTNDMRFASAQGFNSGDQFYAYLKDAFDVLYTEGEHTPKMMSVGLHCRLVGRPGRFAALQRFLDYIQRHDRVWIPTRAAIAHHWIQRHPWQDAVSG encoded by the coding sequence ATGGCTTGTACGAATTATCCGCGAGACCTGATCGGATACGGCCGCAACCCGCCTCAGGCGGACTGGCCCGGCAAGGCGCGCATTGCCGTGCAATTCGTACTGAACTACGAAGAGGGCGGCGAAAACAGCGTGCTGCATGGCGATTCGGGCTCAGAACAGTTTCTATCCGAGATCGTTGGCGCCGCCGCCTACCCCGACCGCCACCTATCGATGGAATCCATTTATGAATATGGTTCGCGCGCCGGCGTGTGGCGCCTGCTGCGCGAGTTTGAAAACCGCCGTCTGCCGCTCACCGTATTCGCCGTCGGCATGGCGCTCGAACGCAACCCCGAAGCCGCCCGGGCCTTCGTCGAGCTGGGTCACGAAATCGCCTGCCACGGCTATCGCTGGATACATTATCAATCGGTTCCTGAAGACATCGAACGCGAGCACATGCAACGTTGCATCCAGGTGGTCAGCGAACTTATCGGACAGCATCCCGAAGGCTGGTACACCGGCCGCGACAGCCCGAATACGCGCCGGCTGCTTATGGAAGAGGGCGGCTTCCTGTACGACGCCGACTACTACGGCGACGACCTGCCTTTCTGGATGCCCGTCGATCTGTCTGACGGCGTCGTCAGGCCGCATTTGATCGTGCCCTATACCCTCGACACCAACGACATGCGTTTTGCCTCGGCACAGGGCTTCAACAGCGGTGATCAGTTCTACGCCTATCTGAAAGATGCCTTCGACGTCCTCTACACCGAGGGCGAACATACCCCCAAGATGATGTCTGTAGGACTGCACTGCCGCCTGGTCGGGCGTCCAGGCCGTTTCGCCGCCTTGCAGCGGTTTCTGGACTACATCCAGCGGCACGATCGCGTCTGGATCCCTACGCGCGCTGCCATTGCACATCATTGGATCCAGCGTCACCCCTGGCAAGATGCTGTCTCAGGCTAA
- the uraH gene encoding hydroxyisourate hydrolase encodes MGKLTTHVLDTMHGVPAQGVRIELHRITDEGRLLLRQTHSNRDGRCDEPLLQGQDVQQGTYELVFHAGDYFAAMGVRVPEPRFVDQITLRFGVADPSENYHVPLVVTPWTWSTYRGS; translated from the coding sequence ATGGGGAAGCTTACGACTCATGTGCTGGACACCATGCATGGTGTCCCGGCGCAAGGCGTCCGGATAGAACTGCACCGTATTACCGACGAAGGCCGGCTATTGCTGCGGCAGACTCACAGTAATCGCGATGGCCGCTGCGATGAACCGCTGTTGCAGGGTCAGGACGTGCAACAGGGCACGTACGAGCTGGTCTTCCATGCGGGTGATTATTTCGCTGCCATGGGTGTGCGCGTACCCGAGCCGCGATTCGTCGACCAGATCACGCTGCGCTTTGGGGTGGCCGACCCGTCTGAAAACTACCATGTGCCGCTGGTGGTTACGCCCTGGACCTGGTCGACCTATCGCGGCAGCTAG
- a CDS encoding urate hydroxylase PuuD, translated as MYTYALEAGNLLLRWLHVIAAIAWIGESIYFVMLDNSLRAPRGQQARQSGVHGEMWAVHGGGFYHNQKYLTDPAELPDDLHWSFWKAYTTWLSGFALFALMYLYRPEFYLVNTASPWAWAASLSGLQASVLAVAFLVLGYIVYSQLCRRISPTVQRDGLLSAAVGVMMVVVAYLTVHIFPGRAAFLITGALMATCMSANVFFWIIPGQRRMVAALKAGQKPDPLDGLRGKQRSVHNTYFTLPVVLLMLSNHYSFTFTSSWSWVVMSLFIFAGALIRQYFVLRHMGKNQPVYPLTGVFLLLLALWLAAPAPESVSASSSRQGAVASIQAAPAGGLSRVQAIVKARCVQCHSATPVQAGFTAPPAGMALDTQDQILLHAAQIKQVVASAYMPLGNITKMTDEERAVIAGWSGLQ; from the coding sequence ATGTATACCTACGCACTTGAAGCCGGCAACTTGCTGCTGCGCTGGCTGCATGTCATTGCGGCCATCGCCTGGATAGGCGAATCGATTTACTTCGTCATGCTCGACAACAGCCTGCGGGCGCCGCGCGGCCAGCAAGCCAGGCAATCGGGCGTCCATGGTGAAATGTGGGCCGTGCATGGCGGCGGCTTCTACCATAACCAGAAATACCTGACCGACCCGGCTGAATTGCCTGACGACCTGCATTGGTCGTTCTGGAAGGCTTACACCACCTGGCTGTCGGGCTTCGCCCTGTTCGCCCTGATGTATTTGTATCGGCCCGAGTTCTATCTGGTCAACACAGCCAGCCCCTGGGCCTGGGCGGCATCGCTGAGCGGCCTGCAGGCCAGCGTACTGGCCGTGGCCTTTCTGGTGCTGGGTTATATCGTGTATTCGCAGCTGTGCCGCCGCATCAGCCCGACCGTGCAGCGTGATGGTCTGCTCAGTGCCGCCGTGGGCGTCATGATGGTTGTGGTGGCTTACCTGACCGTGCATATCTTTCCCGGACGGGCGGCCTTTCTGATTACCGGCGCGCTCATGGCCACCTGTATGTCGGCCAATGTATTCTTCTGGATCATTCCAGGACAGCGACGCATGGTGGCCGCCCTGAAGGCGGGACAAAAGCCCGACCCGCTGGACGGCCTGCGCGGCAAGCAGCGCTCCGTGCACAACACCTATTTCACTTTGCCGGTGGTGTTGCTGATGCTCAGCAACCACTACTCCTTCACTTTTACCAGCTCGTGGTCCTGGGTCGTCATGAGCCTGTTCATCTTCGCTGGCGCCCTGATACGGCAGTACTTTGTGCTGCGGCACATGGGCAAGAATCAACCGGTCTACCCGCTAACCGGTGTATTTTTGCTGTTGCTGGCCTTGTGGCTGGCGGCGCCTGCCCCGGAAAGTGTTTCGGCCTCGTCCAGCAGGCAGGGCGCTGTGGCATCGATACAGGCTGCGCCGGCCGGCGGGCTGTCGCGGGTACAGGCCATCGTCAAGGCGCGTTGCGTGCAATGCCATTCCGCCACGCCGGTTCAGGCAGGTTTCACCGCTCCGCCTGCCGGCATGGCCCTTGACACCCAGGACCAGATATTGCTGCATGCGGCCCAGATCAAGCAGGTGGTCGCCAGCGCTTATATGCCGCTGGGCAACATCACTAAAATGACTGATGAGGAACGGGCTGTGATTGCGGGCTGGTCGGGTCTGCAATAA
- a CDS encoding 4a-hydroxytetrahydrobiopterin dehydratase has protein sequence MKNQLKLIGAPSALLLLEGWSSTEGRDAIHKTFIFKNFNEAFGFMTQVAMQAEKLDHHPEWTNVYNRLSVTLTTHDAKGVTERDVALALFMDQLA, from the coding sequence ATGAAGAACCAGCTGAAACTGATTGGCGCCCCATCGGCCCTGTTATTGCTCGAGGGCTGGTCGTCGACGGAAGGGCGCGATGCCATACACAAAACCTTTATTTTCAAGAACTTCAATGAGGCTTTCGGCTTCATGACGCAGGTTGCCATGCAGGCTGAAAAGCTTGATCACCATCCTGAGTGGACCAATGTGTATAACCGGCTAAGCGTTACCCTCACCACGCACGATGCCAAGGGCGTTACCGAGCGTGATGTGGCGCTGGCTTTATTTATGGACCAACTGGCGTAA